The sequence TGCAATGGAAGCATGCATTAATGGAGCTGGAGCATCGTATATCTCCAATAGATTCATGAATTTGGATTGAaatctttttatgtttctttgtgTCGTGTTTGTTGAATCTAACCTATTAAATTCAAATGGAATAGACGTGATATAGTGCAGATATACAAGTAGTGATTTTGTGCCAGCTAGTGCTTTGATAGAGCCAATGCTTTGATAGCGAACCTGTAGCTGCGCGCACACATTTTGGGTTACCTCTTCAGCCATGTCAACGAAGGTTGTCACCATTGAGATTCTTCGTTCAATGATAATATATCCATCTTATTGGATGTGCCCTCAAAGCGTCAAGCTGCCAGCATCAGCTGCTGAAGACATAGCATGAGTTCATCTCAAACTGCTATTATAGTTTAGAGTATGCTCCCTCAAAATTCTTTAAAAGATGTAAATCTGACATAGATGGTATTTCTCttacaattctaaaaaaaaaaaaaaaaccctcgaATCCACTATTATTATAACTAGAAAATccactattattataattagaaaactagttagtgtttttttttctttaacactTTGTACTCTAgggtttgttttcattttattattgatgaatttctgtttctattaaaataataaattgaagtgacatttttttttttttaacattgagatGAAAGTGACAAggaaatgaaatattaattagttggtAGAGGAAtcaaaaattgagaaaatgaGTATCTATACATGTCAGTAATCTCATAATTGAATGTATTATATAATTCGTCGTAAAGATATTATTGAAAGTGACAATTATGAATTTAGACGTTATAAAAGTTAGTGTGTAATTGGatatgtatataatataatcGATGTTAAAAGAATTATGAATAAGCATATTGATCTCTTTCCTTTATGGAAATCACATACGTATATTTTATAGCTAGTTGTTAAATCATAATGTTAGTTTACTTGCAATGATAAGCATGGATATTGTCATATGAGTTTAGTTTGAAATGCGAATCATAGTGTTCATTCATATGGAAATGGGAATGATAAGCAAGTATTATTGAATTTGAGTTGAATGTATTCAACATTggtgttaaaattttaatagacattacaatttctttttctcgTAAAAAATCATGGACATAAGTTTTCTTGATGACTAATAACACCCATAATGCTATATATGTTGAAAGTCTATATCACGAAGTGGATTATCGCTAATTGTGTTGTTTCCctgtttataattttgttaggtACTTTATGTATTATGAATACTTATAATTATGCTAACAACTTCACATAGAAATGTACTAAAATGGTATAAGTGTACTTCTAACATTCAATAATTAAGTCTTTTTTGTAATGTATACATGTGTGTATACATGTCTGTATCCATTTCACATATGTTTttctctaaataaaaaataaaaaaaatataagatgaatGGTAAAAAGTGATGAAAAAGAATCGAATGGAGAAATAATTGAACTGGTGAGTGGTTGAAAGCTACTGTGTGTATATAATAGAGTTATTTGATAACCTAGAGGATTATGTTACAAATTTGATAAGTTGTGTTACCCAAATAATTGAATTGTGTTACCCaaagagattaagaaaatgatgcgacctcgtgatcacgtggtcacgcaacccacaatcaagattgagatctgatcttgAAAAGACGAAATAGGTCTaataggagtgcgacacaatgaaaacttgccccaaggcaccaacactattggaatgagtaaatgacgccacgaagccagttaatcttcgataaatcagatttagttcgtttaagaactaaagaatgcaagaatcactctcatacgttaaaactgaaaaattcagaagtaataatcatcaaaactactgaaatttaggttatatatgtttaaatagtttttaaaagtaaccctaatggatctatCCTTATGGGCTGAATTGACCCCCAAACAAAACTGaccaaaaaaccctaaattgaaaagctcataacctgatccaaacaagccttggaccgtagctcaaaacaaagttttaattaagctcaaacatgaaagaaaataataaaaataactaatatgtcattaaataccatcagcccttctttccttgtgtagctaggatgaataaggaatccttataagaaaaggattctgaaatattaatgaatcattgtcacacttgtagattatattgcagctcattaaagatctttgtggAACTAGAAAATTTCCAAAACCAACTACCACattcttgtaggaaaagaatcctaaccaaataggaagtccacaagtcaaatgaaagtaaataacaaaattcgtataACCTCtattgaccagtattgcggtgccttcccgaactccgattgacctgaatttttaacctaaGATAGGaaaacatgtctggagagttcatataaaatattaacccaatccaacggtcggattttgtaataattaattaagatgatgcaattatcatttttttttatatcttccaATTaactcgtatttcgatgaaatTAGGCTACATCGATAGAGTTCAACGGTTATGATCAAGTTAATTGAGATTAACCGAATCAACATTATTTggtttaatattaaacttggtTTAAAACTCAAGTGCTTGATAACTATGTTATAATTAACCCCTGCAGCTTTGAATTTTAAGCTATAACTAATTTTTGtattcttgtattttaattCTTCTTTCACCAAGCCAAAAATCTTTTATAAAAGAGATTGTTTCTTTACTTCCAAGGttggaataataaaataagcacAACATTCAATATTAACTAATTTTcgtattcttgttttttaagtcTTCTTTCACCAAGCCAAAAATCTTTTATAAAAGCGATTGTTTCTTTACTTCCAAGGttggaataataaaataagcacAACATTCAATATTAACTAATTTTcgtattcttgttttttaagtcTTCTTTCACCAAACCAAAAATCTTTTATAAAAGCTATTGTTTCTTTACTTCCAAGAttggaataataaaataagcacAACATTCAATATCTTGTAAATAATTAGGGATATCTCTCATTAAAAATTTACGTAAAATTGCTTACCATTTATTGGCATTGATTTATCATGATATAGTCTAGTAAAGAACATTAGATAATTAGTTAATGTTACACTATGCTGCTagtcaaatcaaaaaaaaaaaattcacgtaaaaaaaatataagtgttGATAATGTGTATTCTatttgcaagattttttttttttaattatgaactcTAAATGTGATGCATATGTTTAGTAAAATAGATTAAGATTTATATACattaataaatgtttaaaaGAGATATTAATACTAAATAAAGACTCAGTCATAAAGTTGAGAAATAGATATCTTATTTGTAATGTTGAgagttcttcaattttttttgacattatttttttataagaagagtaataatttaaattccatTCAAATAAACTAACTTCCTAGTATAAAACctccttttcttattaatatctcttatttcaacataaaaagtctaactttttaattaatattctatatcatttatttaataaaaatcataagcAACTAGGAcccatatgaaaaataaataaattatgtgattaaaataaagataaaaaagatcTCTCTATGTATAAAACTCGAGTTCAGTTTTTGTTTGAGATCTTTGAGTATaatataatgtttgttttttagacaACATTCAAAGACAagtttgaattataaaaaatataaaaataatataatgctTACATATTGTTGTGGAGAACTTTTTAATAGTGTCATTAGATTTAGTGTAGCAGATTAATCTTAGGATTTCTCAATCCCacttcttatttaatttaaatttaaaattaaatcatatgatATGAATTAAAACTAATATGACGGATTATTTTGGTAGGTTTCAAGTTAGCTCAAATGATCATAATTCTAAGGATACACGTGCTAAATGCACAAAAGATGCAGTGCATTCACGTAATTGGAGCATGCCAATTATATAGATAGGAGTGCTTTAAAATTAGAATCTcatagaaaaacaattcaaaacttaGAAAAACAATGGAAGTTGTTGACTTCGGAAACATCATCTTTCCATtctcttataataataattaaataaaaatttgcatTCACAAAGCAAGACTCCACACCTATAATTACCTTGGAATAACACAATCACAAAGACTTGAATAAGCATTCCGAAGCTGCAAACATCACTATTTTCACCAAGAACACTAGCAGATTCTTCTCCAGCTAAACAGCAGCAAACACATCCTCCTTGCATGGCTACCGTAAATTACCAAGTTCACTTACAGTAGAAACCATGGCAAAATTCCTATGTGATGAGGAAGTTGATCCATCGAGGACCAAAAGATTAACAGTCCCAACAGCAGATAGTTTATAATTCCACCGGTGATAAAGCTACATATTTTCTCGGCCAGGTAagctttatcttcttcaaaaccATGCTAAAACATGCCACTAACGTTAAAGAATAATTTGCGTTACTGGCAGCCTAGACCATTGGCTAACCTGGTCCAGCCCAcatcatatataaaaagaggGCCTGTTTGAGCTGTCTGTCTCCTAACACATCAGGTTCGGCTAGGCCTTAAAACCCCCCGGTACCCGTGTGCATGGCTTTGGGCCTAAAAACCCCAGTTTATGTTGTTGGGCTAAGCCCAaccaaaaagttaaaataagGTATTGGTTGGGccttaagatattttttaatgcttttgatTTTAGACTAATAACATGTTTAGCAAACACCgtaagcttctttttttttctttagttttagtGTGTATTAATTTGTGTGTCCAACCAAACAGTccttaaaatactaaaaaattctaataaatttaggaatcattttgaaattatttgagAGTTCCTCGcgtgttattttaaattttttgtataatGTCTATTTATAGACTTACACTGTAAGATACAGATtcgatattaaaaatacctgatttttcttataaatttcaaaaattcaagaaacatTCCATTAAGTTTtggtcaaaatataaaaaatctcacaaagttaatttatttaattaatattcagaGTATTAAGATTCAGTTATCCACTTTAATCCCTGATGATTGATTCAGGTGTTACCTTAAATACATGTTCAATAAGCATAATATAATTctatttttcatatgatttacAAGTTCATTTACTTTTATCTATCTTGTTATATAAGATTATATGCAATCTAATCTAAATAACTCGAACCTCTGTATTATACCGAACCCTGTGAAAGCCACGGCCTCCCAGGGAACTGCTGAATGGTCCTGGTTTTAAAGCATTGGTAACAGTGTTATTTGTCTGGAATAACGACGTCGCTTTCTCACAAGATCCCATGGCTCCAATGGAAGAGTAGTTAAGTGGGAACAAGCAAGGCATCTTTTTAGAGGGCAAACAGCACTCGCCATGTCTGGACTTGCTTCCACTATAATCATAGCATCCCCTTTCCATATTGGAGCGAACATTCAAGCCCTCATTTAGGCACTCTTTCTTACATTACTCTCTATATTTATCATCTGAGAATTTCCCCCAAGGGATAAAGCCAAATTTGGACCCACGTCGGCACAGAGAATAATCGCATGTTATAGGATATTGCCCCATGAGAGCAGCAAAGAAACATTTCAGCCCCACAGTTGAtcctaccttttttttttctctctacaaTAAGGCATAAGACATGTCgtccatcttaattttttttttttaaaaaaataagacgaCATGTTATTTGATCTTGCTCTTAGCAGCCAAAAAATCAAagctgaagtttttttttacttaaaaacccGTTTCTCAATCtatttttgacccaaaacacatataaaacacttaaaaaatcatgataaaccTATCTAGGGGCTCAAAAGaccaaaaaatcataaataaataaaaaatcaaaatcaaccgaactcatatttgttttttctgtaactttaaaagtaaaaaaaaacataatatgaaCTTCTCTcatcaaaagaaataatttgacATAAATATTACTTATTTTGGTGATTTAAATTGATGTCAATGACATGTTTCTCTCtctattattaaaattcaatgacCTCTCTCCCCCCGTTCTCAACCCgagactaaaaaataacaataacaaatttttataccaaaattgatttgaaaaatattaagatgtcaaaattatataatttacattttttttttagtttaaaaatcaaAGTGTAAAATTTATAGAACACCATCCATGtttgatatctttttatttatatcttttttattttaattttaccattctaaaagaaattaaaatcatttgattttcaattaagactaaatcacccaaaaaaataataagaataaaattaaaaaaaaaaaaaacatttacaataAACAGTGAAACCAGTAAAAGAGAAAGTCGCACCTTTTAGTTAGTTTAATACTTGATACTTTATTAGTTTTATACTTAATACTTAATGTAGGTATCATGCAACATCAAGTAAATGTGAAGTGGAGGACCCTACAGTACCAAAATTAAATCCCCCATGTGCATTCGGGATAGCAAAATGGGGACACAAAACTGGTTTGACCAGACTGCCCACAACTTTTCTGTTGACATCAACAAAATTTCTTTGGGCAAATCAGTCAAAATACAATAAAGACACGAGCTCTCGGCCAAAGCACCCACTGCAACTGGGCTCTTGTCTTCAACTTTCCCAACCTGGCACCAGCTACGACCTTCTTTCCCTGACTGGAAGCGAGACCTTGAAACAATAAACACCCAGGAATCGAGAACCCAATTGGCCATTttttccatctttcttttttattttgttttatgccATTATTTTATTACATGAAGTCAATGGGGTTTCAGAGTGTCCATTCACATTATAATGTTGGAGTTCATGAGAATAACAAATAATTAGATTGCTGATAAATGCGTCAACAAGCaggaatattaattaattaagcgaGTAAATTTCAGGTGGAGATCTGATTGATCTACacaataaaaatcctaaattttcaacaaaagcccccaaaacaaaacaaaaaattaaaaaccatcccCAGAAAACAAAACCAGGTTTGATTTCAGCTCCCTCTAGTAATCATCTCTTTGTACTTCATGATAGAATTCATCCTCTGCAACTTCAACTGCTGCTTGAACCTATTAATGAAATCATCGGCTTTAGCATCCACTTCAGTGTCATCAAACTCAGTAGAGGTCTTCCCTTCTTTCACGGTAGCTGGCCTCCGAGATTCAACCATGTCATCTTCTTCAAAATGGGAAAAAGCAGATTTTGTACTTGCagatttcttcattttcttcggTAGCTTCTTGGGTACTTCACCAGAAGTTGGCTTCGTGTCTGACTTGGATTTGCTCAGTTTATTTCCTTGTAACTTGCTGTATATCTCCTCAAGAGTCTGTTCTTgatcctcctcttcctcttcctctagtTGTTCTTGAAGCTGTCCATCAAGCTCTTGTTTTTGGTCATAAATGTGTTGAGAAGTGAAATGGGCTGGCGTAGTTTCTTGATCTCTGTGGTTATCAGTAATGGTGGGGTTAGTGGGTTCGTGGGATAAGTAATTGTAGAGGTTGATGGACTTGAGCCTCTGCAACATTGAAGGAGATCTAGAAATAACTGGctggttttgattttggtgGTATTGATAACCTTGTTGAGGGGTTTGATGATGAAGAGTGAAATGCTGGTCAGATTCTTGAGGTTTTTCAAAAGTTAAGGTTGTAGGTTCTTGGGATCTATAACTATAAAAGTTGATAGATTTGAGTCTTTGTAGTACAGAAGGAGATCTAGCAAGCTGGTGGCCATGACCAAGACCAAGACCATGACCATTTTGTGCTTGAACATGtctttcttgttcttgatgTTGGTCACTGGGTTTGGGGGTGGCTAGGCTTGAAGTTATAAAAATGGTGCCAATCATGAGATTGAGAAGCACAAATAGAACAGTTGGGGTAAGCCAACTATTCATAGAAGCCCAGATTGACATGGATTCTTCAAGCATGATTTTAGGCTGGGTGTGAAGAAATGGTGGAGAGAAAGGGAGATGGGGTTTGTTAATCGCTGTGGGAGGAGAATGGAAGGTGAAGTATTGTTCGAGGACATATTTATTGGATGCCCAcactagtattttttatttttattttaatttttttattttagggttaggaatgtattttaattttgagtttttatttttatttatttagaatctCGAGGGACACGTTGCAGCATTTGGGAGTCTCTGATAAGTGAACGAAAGGGAAGTGGGTGACTAGATGCAAGTATTTAAGTGTGAGGCTGTAGTTGTGTTCGTTAAAGGGAAAAAGGGATGGGGACAGGTAAAGATCAAAGAGTAAAAGAGCTCCAACTGGATTTATAAAGCTGGTTTTTGGGGGTAAAATTCCACACTGACTTTAACTATGCTGACTTATTCATTACCttcttaaaaaatttcaaacaaaattacaaaacagaGTTCATAAAAACCATTCAAAAATCCTCATTCGACGTCAGAGAAAAGATGTCAAACGAGATATTTAGACTAACTAAAacgatatattatatatatatataagagttattaaaagtgaagaaattaatATTGAAGAAATACCTATAGatgattttccaaaaaaaatatcgaagattgaaaaatttttaaagttaaaaaaaaatcagatttatcataatttttttaatcttttcaaaactaattttacaataaaaactaaaaacataaatattcagctgataaaactttttaaaattaattaactttttttaaaaaaattcctactaaaacaccaaaattgaaattataaatatattcatattaatcTCGTATAAGTTGGGATCAAAccatttagcaaaaaaaatctaaatacttttattataattgtcCACGGAGATGTAAAATTCCAAAATTTTCATGATTCATTACTAAGTTCTATAGAATCTAGTTTATGTAGTGGTTATGTTTTCTTTGACTGTTAAATAAACTTTACTAtatccctaaaaaaaaaaacattttacagaGTATGATTCTACATATCAAAACTCATAACTACAATATACTTGAATAATCATTTCTCATGGCCTTGATTTTTAAAACCCATTACAAAACCCTTTTTTTGCCAATAACCATAAATTTTAATCCTAAAAAGCTGAAACCTTACTCCTCCAAATAGACATTTCTAGGTCAAATATAATTGTACCCAAATATATCAAGTGGAAAAATATAACCATAACAGAAGACTGGATCCTTGAAGGTGTCACCCAACCTAAACTTTTATAACCACCACAACCAAATATCCAACTCaaacaaataacataatatagTGATGGTAAAGTTAAATTGTCCTTCCATAGACATTCAACTAGTTTTAGATTCTTAATTGGACCTTCTGCATCCAAGTATAATAAATCTTGTAAGAATTTCTGAGATTCTCTGTCATAAACATGCCTTACCACATAAACTCATCTAAGAAATCAACCTTTGATATTCCTAGCactagtttttaaaatacagattATACTACAAATATGCCTAAACCACTATTTACAAACAATGACCAACCTTCTCCACCAACCTCTCTAACATTGTCTTCTATAATAGAGAACATCCAAAATGAGCTGAATATTCTTGAAACAAATTTtgttataaacaaaaatattttattcatgatttttatcaTAACCATAACTTTTAAAAGAgattttggtttttcaaaaattgtatGCATCAAAGAacgaaaatacaaaaatgtttttatgatttcgttgcattacataaaatataaatcttatTCTTTAATTGCTTTGAAATGTATTAtgtgtttgaaaattatattacaaatttatttgcaAAACAAGCATGTCCCAttacatttagaaataaaaccTTCATTTAGGAATTAGTAAACGACACTCCCATTGAGTCTAAGCATCTTCCTCTGAGAAACCTCAAAATTTCACAATAACCAGACAGTAGAAATTGCTCCTTATAAATCTCCAAATGAAGATGTTACCatcaataccaaacacatcatctagtgaaaaaaaaaaaaactttataaatacCAACCTCAACACCATAGAAAAGCAATTGACTAAACTTGAAAAGCATATCTAGAAGTCTATAGTCTCTACTATTGAAACTTCATCAAAGCCTATTGACCAAAAACTTAGAAATCCAGTTTTCAAACCATACTAGGTTACCAAAACTAGTTAAacccaaattatatatataaaaaaaaatattttgtcaaagcTATCAAAGAACATCTCAATCACCTTGAAGCTTTATCTTCCACCTTAATTGCTCTTAATACATCCCAAATTAGTAACCATTATCCAACCTCCACAAGTCATCTCAACATTATCCAAATAACCAAATCTAAACTTCAGATGAAAAAACCTTTCATGAAAAAAGTCCTAAAATCAATAAACTAATTTGGAGAAACCCTAAAACATATGTTGCACCAGATATAGCAATCCAAAATGAACCAACCATCATAAACCAACATAGATTCAAAGTCTCTTCCCTCTATGAATGGAACATAGATGGAATATCTTAATACAATATCCTAAACactttaaaacaaataacaacaaTTGTTAATACTTACAAAACCCAAACTAGAACCCTAGACAAAGCTATAGTTAAACACTTTATAGCTGGTTTTTCTAGCCAATTAAAAGAATAGTGGAATTACCATCTCACTAAAATACCACATCTTGAAATCTTAAACTCTATCCAAATGACTAAAGACCAAATACCTATCCTTGACTTTAATGAAAACATCattcaaaatacaattttaaccaTTATCTTaactattttcttatattttgtaGGAGATCTTTCTTATCTTAAAGACAAAAATGTTGAACTCCTTTTAAAtcttagattaaaaaaacttagTGATTTTCAATGttacaaaaatactttttttaccCATGTCATGATCTAAGAAGACTCAAATCAACCATTCTGGAAAGAAAAATTTACTTGTTGGTTTACCAACTCTTCCAGGagaaagagtaaaaaataaaatcaaagacaCATTTGCTACAAAAATCATTCCATATAACCAATTGACTTATAATGGGCTTGTTAGCTTTACATAAAAGGGAGGTCTTTAGATATATCAAGACTTTAAACTCCAAAAACACCTTACATGGGAGATGAGAAGATCTAAATAGGAactagatagttttttttttcaacaatttgaCTTATCTATAAAAAAGACAATTTGTAGTGGAAACTGTTCCAAACCCAATACAAAACTCAATAAACTACCTCATAAAAAATCAGCCcacaaatacagaaaaaaaatttataccaaAATTAAGCTTTACTATAAAACGACCAATTAAAACCCACAAAACCTTCTCAGtaaaaacccaaacccaaatTTGACCTTAAAGTCATTACCTATTATAAATGTAGCCAAAAAGGTCATATCTCTAAGTTTTGATAAGTAAATACCAAACTCCATGAACttcaattagataaaaaaaagtcactTATCATATCCAAATCCTTTTGATTAAAGTCATTGATTTTGAGACAAACTCTTCCAATACTTCTGAAGAACCCTTCCAAATAGATGAGTTAGCAATATCTAGTTTTGATTTAGAAAATTCAACCCATAccacttcaaaacaaattaatgtcTTATTCAAAGATCAAGAATTTATTCTGGAAGCTATCAAAAATCTTGATGAtcctcaattataaaaaaaaaaaaaaaaaaaaaaaaaaacaacctatcTAGACAAACTCATGAGTAATTTTGAAACCAAAAACACAACAACCTGTTATAAAAAAGTGTTGTTACCATTAACCAGCACAAATATATATGACCTTACCAAAATCcttaacaagaaaaagaaatctaaaCACGTTGCTACTATCCagaattataatttgaaatcaaaaccTTTAAGACTAAACTACAAAACCTCAAACAAACCTAATAAAAATACTCTATTATTTTACAACAGCTTATTACAAAGTTAGAGAGCCAGTTTGATTCTGAACTAGAATCAGAATAACAAACCCTAGACAGTCATGCATTGTCAAATATTCAGTAAGTTCTTGAAGattttttgcatgttttaatttaaattacttCAAAAAAGTATATCATAAAAATGACGTTGATCTTTtcaaatgaattgaaaataaacacTATTATCTTGTTTGATATAGGTGCAAATTTGAATTCTATTAAAGATGAAATAGTTCAAAATGATTTCTACAAAACACTTCTGAAAAACTTTACGCAACAAATAATACTAAATTAGTTATTGAATACAAAACTCAAGCATCAGTTTTTAATAAtggattttatctttaaaatttctttgttATTACAAATGatattaatcatattattattcTTGGCACTCTTTTTATTGACATGATTATTCTTTACAAAACTTCTCATAAAagtattatttcaaaaaacaattgtttgaaacttgtttttcctttcttagAAAAACCAAAGACTAGgaatttaaatttgatcaaaGCATGTTTTATTCATACTAATCATATCAATGCACTAATCCAAGGAAACCATATTCATCTCATGCATCTTAAACACAAtgatttttacaaaaacaaaatgaaaataagttgCAAAGTCctgttttacaaaaaaaaaaaaaatcagattttcaaaacaaaattgaaaaacaaattgttctAATTTACCAAATGCTTTTTGGAAGAGAAAATAATATGTTGTTAACCTTTCATATGATAaaagttttaatgaaaaacaaatacctACAAAAGTAAGACCAATTTAGATGAATGTTgaattaaaacaacattgtaGACTTAAAATTCAGAATTTAGAGTCTAAAGGTCTTATACAAAAGTCTAAGTCACCTTGGTCATATGCAACTTTTTATGTTaacaaaaattt is a genomic window of Populus alba chromosome 18, ASM523922v2, whole genome shotgun sequence containing:
- the LOC118046005 gene encoding pathogen-associated molecular patterns-induced protein A70-like → MLEESMSIWASMNSWLTPTVLFVLLNLMIGTIFITSSLATPKPSDQHQEQERHVQAQNGHGLGLGHGHQLARSPSVLQRLKSINFYSYRSQEPTTLTFEKPQESDQHFTLHHQTPQQGYQYHQNQNQPVISRSPSMLQRLKSINLYNYLSHEPTNPTITDNHRDQETTPAHFTSQHIYDQKQELDGQLQEQLEEEEEEDQEQTLEEIYSKLQGNKLSKSKSDTKPTSGEVPKKLPKKMKKSASTKSAFSHFEEDDMVESRRPATVKEGKTSTEFDDTEVDAKADDFINRFKQQLKLQRMNSIMKYKEMITRGS